Proteins co-encoded in one Coriobacterium glomerans PW2 genomic window:
- a CDS encoding PTS sugar transporter subunit IIA, with protein MHRNIVLVSHGDLAYGMMSAVKMVFGESAELSCACLAPDGSCVEIIGKIADRAAAHPETQFVVIADILGGSVCNQCVQQLLDMPNTKVISGMSLGLVLGVLCSSGQLSDKQLQVIIEESKERTNLLSPKLISDGTTSGEEDFF; from the coding sequence GTGCACAGAAACATTGTTCTGGTTTCGCACGGAGATCTCGCGTACGGCATGATGAGCGCGGTGAAGATGGTATTCGGTGAAAGCGCTGAGCTGTCCTGCGCGTGCCTCGCGCCGGATGGAAGCTGCGTGGAGATAATCGGGAAGATTGCTGATCGCGCCGCAGCGCATCCTGAGACGCAGTTCGTCGTCATCGCGGACATCCTTGGTGGAAGCGTTTGCAACCAATGTGTTCAGCAGTTGCTCGACATGCCGAACACAAAGGTGATCTCGGGCATGTCGCTGGGTTTAGTCCTTGGTGTGCTCTGCTCTTCAGGACAACTCTCCGACAAGCAGCTGCAGGTCATCATCGAGGAGTCGAAAGAGAGAACGAACCTGCTTTCACCCAAGCTAATCTCAGATGGAACGACCAGCGGTGAGGAGGACTTCTTCTAG